The following nucleotide sequence is from Kiritimatiella glycovorans.
CGGCGCGCGAGGTACGGGCGGGATTGAGCACGCGCGGATTCGAGCATGTACTCCGCGAGTGGGCGGGAGCGCTGCTCGAGGAGGGCCGCTGCCATCGAGACCCGTTCACGAACCGTCGCGTCGGGGAGCTGCTGGAGGCCGCCCGGCGATTCGACGCCGGCGGCGGGGGGGGCGTGCACGATTTCCGGCGCTTCGCGGAGGCGTACCGCGCCTCCGAGGCGGCCGACCCCTCCGCGGTGCGCGTCATGACCATCCATCGCGCCAAGGGCCTGGAATTCGACGCCGTGTTTCTCCCCGATCTCAACGACCGCGACATGCTGAAGGATCGGGACGGAGGGCTGGCCGTGGAGTGCGACGACGATCTCGAACGCAGCCCCCGGTGGGTGCTCGACCTTCCCAGGCGTCTCTTCGTCGAAGCCGACCCGACCGTCGGTGCATGGCAGCAGCGGCGCGATCGGGAGGGGGCCTTTGAGCAGTTGTGTGTGCTCTACGTGGCCATGACCAGGGCCGCCCGCGCCCTGTACATGGCCGTGGAGCCTCCGCCGCGAAGTTCGAGCACGGTCGTCTTTGCGGATGTGCTGCGTGCCGCGCTCGGAGCCGCGGACGGCGGCGGGGACGAGCAGGCCCTCTACCGGGACGGGGATCCGGAGTGGTGGGGCGATGTTGAGGAGGACGCCGGGTCGCCGTCGCCTGAATTCGTCGAGCGTCTCATCGATAGTTCGCTCCCGGAGCGGCGCGCGCACCGGCTGCGCAGGCGGACGCCTTCCGCAGAAGACGAGACGGCGGGCGACGCCGGGAGGCTTTTCGACCGCGGGCGGCGCGAAGCCGCGGCGTACGGAACGCTCGTCCACCGGATGTTCGAGGCGGTGGAATGGATCGATGATCTCGATCCGGCCGCGGTCGCCGCGCGGGCGGGGGCGGGTGAGGCGTCCGGTCCGGCCGGCCGGGCCGAAGCCGCGCTCCGGCGGTGCGCGGAGAACGCCTCCGCCCGCGCCCTGCTCGCTCATCCCGGCGGCACGGCCGAGGTCTGGAGGGAATACCCCTTCGAGATCGTGCACGGCGGCGAATGGGTTTCGGGACGCTTCGACCGCGTGGTGGTCCGCCGTGACGGCGCAGGGGCGATTGCGCGCGTCCTGCTGGTGGACATCAAGACCGGCGCCACTCCGCCGGAAGAGGCCGCCGCCCGGTACGGCCGCCAGCTCGAACTCTATGCGGAAGTTCTTGCGCGGCTGACCGGGCTGCCCGTGGGACGGATCGACCGCGCCCTGCTGCTGGCGGACCGCGGCCAAGGCGTGCGGGTGGGGGGACCGGAGTCGGAACAGGAATGACAGCAAAGGTGAGGAGTCGGAGATGAACAGATGGATCATGACACGGGGATGGATGTTCGCGGCCGCGGGCGTGACAGCGGCGGCCGCCGCGCCGGAGACGGCGATCACGGTGTACAGCGATGATTATGCGGCGGTCCGCGAGGTGCGTTCGCTGCACCTCGACCGCGGGCTCAATGAGGATGTCTTAACGGGCGACCTGCCCCGCGGGGTCGAGACCGGCTCCGTCCTGCTCTCACCACTCGAGCCGGAGCGCTTCGAGGTACACGGGATGGTCTTCCGCCCGGCGGCGCGGAACGGCAACGACCTGCTCCCGCACTTCGTCGGCGAACAGCTCGAATTCGAACAGCGTTTCTCCGAGGGCGTACGTACGGTTAAGGGACGGCTCGTCCGTGCCGGTGCGGAAGGCGAACCGGTGGTCGAGACGGACAACCGCTACCGATTCGGCCTGCCGGGCACACCGCTCTTCCCCCCCGCGCCCTCCGACGGGCTGCTGCGGCCCGCCATGCGCTGGACGCTGCACGCCGCGAAGTCCGGCGCGGCCGAGGCCGAACTCGCCTACCTGACCCGCGGCATGAGCTGGTCGGCCCTCTACCGGTTCGAGTCGGCGGAGGATTCCGAGCGCGGCGATTTCAGCGGATGGGTCCTCGTCCGCAATCAGACCGGGAGCCGGTTCGAGGACGCGCAGGTGCGCCTGCTGGCCGGCGAGGTCCACCGGAGCGCGGACCGGGAAACACGGGGCCGGAGAACAGAGAGGGTCGGCTTTTCCCTGGCCAGGGCGGCCGCCGCCGCGCCGAAGGTCGAGGAGCGGTCGGTCGACGAGTACCACCTCTACCGGATCGACACGCCGCTGACGCTGGAGGAGGACACCGAAAGGCGCGTCCCGTGGATCCGCGCCGCGTCGGTGGGAGCGAAACGGCGCTACGTCTATGAAGGCCCCGGCGCGGGGCACCGCTATTACGTGCACAACAACGAGAGCTTCGGGACCGAGGCGCCTGAACAGGTGGGTGTGGTGCGGGAGATTCTCAATGAAGAGAGCAACGGGCTCGGAATCCCGCTGCCCACCGGGCGCGTGCAGTTCTACCGCAGGGACGCCGGCGACGCCGCGCCGGTGCTGGTCGGCGAGAACACGATCCCGCACATCCCGCAGGGCGAGACGATGCGCCTCTACACCGGCCGGGCCTTCGATCTGGTGGGCGAACGCAAGCGGACCGGATTCGATCTCGACAGCCGCGCACGCCGCCTGGACGAAACGTACGTGATCACCCTGCGCAACCGCAAGGAGACGCCCGTCACCATCCGGATACGCGAACACCTCGTCCGCTGGCCCGACGCCGAGATCCTCTCCGCCTCGCACGAGCATCGCCGGCCCGAAGACCGCCTGCTGCTCTTTGACGTATCGGTCAAACCGGACGAGGAGAAAACCGTCACCTACACCGTGCGGTACACGTGGTAGGCGAACGCGACAGGGGGAGAGGGTCTTTCGGCATTGACCCCCTCTCGCCCGCGCGCGTACCCTGTCGGCTCGCGGATCGAGCACGCTGCGGGAGACCCTGTCTCCCGTGTGAAACGAGGAATATTACCCGGGAAGAGACATGGCTGTTACAGTACTGATCGGCGCCCAGTGGGGCGATGAAGGGAAAGGCAAGGTTATCGACGTGCTCACCGAGCGCGTCGACTGGGTGGTGCGTTACCAGGGCGGCAACAACGCCGGGCATACGGTGGAGATCGGCGACGAGAAATACGTGCTCCATCTCATCCCCTCCGGCATCCTCCGCCCCGGGACCCGCTGCGTGATCGGCAACGGCCTGGTCGTGGATCCGGCCGGGTTGCGCCAGGAACTGGAGGACCTTCATGCACGCGGGCACGAGACCCGCGGCCGGCTGTTCGTCAGCGACCGCGCCCACGTGGTGCTGGATTATCACAAGGCCCTGGACGGCGCCCTGGAGGCGGAAAAGACGGGGCGTACGATCGGCACCACCCGCCGGGGCATCGGACCCGCCTACGCCGAAAAGTCGTCGCGGACGGGGCTGCGGATGGTCGACCTGCTCTCGCCGGAACTCCCCGACCGGGTGGCGGACGCGGTGCGGCGGGCCAATACCCGGCTCGCGGCCCTGGGCGCGGAAACCCTGCGCGTAAACGAGACGGTCGGTCGCGCCGTCGAGGCGGCGCAATACCTCCGCCCATACATCTGCGATACGATCCCGCTCCTGAACGGGGCGCGCTCGAAAGGCGATTCGATTCTCTGCGAAGGCGCGCAGGGGATCATGCTGGACATCGACTTCGGAACCTATCCCTACGTCACGTCCTCCAACACCGGCGCCAGCGGCGTCGCCTCCGGCACGGGACTGCCCCCGCAGTCGATTCAACGCGTGGTCGGCGTGATCAAGGCCTATACCACGCGCGTCGGGGAAGGGCCGTTCCCCACGGAACTGAGCGACGCGACCGGCGAGCGGCTCCGGGAACGCGGCGGCGAATACGGCGCCACGACCGGCCGGCCGCGCCGCTGCGGGTGGTTCGATGGCGTGATCGCCCGCTATGCGGCCACGGTCTGCGGGGTCAGCGACTGGGCGATCACGAAAATGGATGTGCTCGACGACGTGGAGACCATCCGTGTCTGCACCGCCTACGAATGCGACGGCAAACGCCTTGAGACCGTACCCGCCGACCTGGAGACGTTCAGCCGCTGTCGTCCCGTATACGAGGACCTCGAGGGGTGGCAATGCTCGACCGCGGGATGCCGTTCGGTGGAGGAACTCCCGGAAAAGGCGCGCGCCTTTGTGCACTATCTTGAAGACTTCACCGGCGTGAAAGCCGGACTGCTCTCGCTCGGTCCGAGACGGGACCAGACGCTGAGCGTCGAAGACGGGGATTTTGATTGAGTGAGAAACCTGAGACCTGAGTCGGAATCAGAGTCAGAGTTAGAATCAGAATCAGAGTCAGAATCAGAGTCAGAGTCAGAGTCAGAGCCAGATTTAGAGTTAGAGTTGGAGGGAGGCGGGTCAGCGCTCAGAGCGTCCGCACTCCCCGGCACCCGGCCTGCGGAACCCATGAATACCGAGCAGAAAACACCCCGGCATGTCGCCATCATCATGGACGGCAACGGCCGCTGGGCGGCGGAGCGCAACCTGTCGCGTCTTAAAGGACACGAAGAGGGCGCGCAGTCGATCCCCGCCGTGCTGCGGGTGTGCGAGCAGCGGGGGGTCGACTACCTCACGCTCTTCGCGTTCAGCACCGAGAACTGGAATCGGCCGCGGGATGAGGTGGAGGGGTTGATGCAGCTGCTGGCGCGTTTTCTGCGCGAGCGCAAAGAGGAGCTGCACAAGCAGGAGATCCGGTTGAGGGCGATGGGCGATACGGGGGGACTGCTGGAGCCGGCGCGGAGCGAGCTGGAGCGCGTCATGGAGGCCACCTCCGGGTACGGACGCGGCCACCTCATCCTGGCCCTCAATTACGGCGGTCGGGCGGAGATCGCCCGGGCCTCGCTCCGGATCGCTGAGGAAGTGGCGGCCGCGAAGCTCAATACTTCGCAGATTGATGAAACGGAATTCGCGCGGCATCTCGACCTCCCCGACGTGCCGGACCCCGACCTGCTCATACGCACAAGCGGCGAGCTGCGCCTCAGTAATTTTATGCTCTGGCAGCTTTCGTATGCCGAGATCTATGTTACGGATACGCTGTGGCCGGACTTCAGGGAAAAAGAGTTCAGCGATGCCCTGGAGGCCTACGGCCGTCGCGAACGCAGGTACGGGCGTCGAGAGAAAACAGCTTAAGACCGGGTCTTCCATGGATCACAAGCGCATCATGATCGGGATCGGAATCGCTGCACTGCTCGTGCTGGCCTGCAGCCTCGTCCCCGCCGGCCATCCGCTCGTCGCCGTCGTGCTCATCCCCGTCGGGGCGCGGGCGCTCTTCGAGTTCAACGCCCTGCTCGCACCGCGGTCCGAGCGGGGATCCGACCGCTGGGACCTCGGCCGCGGCATGGTATTTCTGCTCGCCGCCTGGGGCGTGGAGCGCTACGGGTGGACGGAGGCGACCACGTGGGGCGCCCTGTTCTTCGTGTGCGCCACGGTGCTTATCGAGGCGCTGCTCCGCACCGATCGCGCCTCGTGGAGCCGGACGATCGGTCACCGCTTGACGGGGCAGATCTACGTGATCGTGCTCTGGAGTTTCGTACTGCGCGTGTTCGTCTCCGGCGACCCCGGACAGGCGCTCTGGCCGGGACTGTTCCTGTTGATGATGGTCAAGGGGGCCGATGCCGGCGCCTACTTGGTGGGGTCGAGAATCGGACGCCACAAACTCTTCCCGCTGGTTTCGCCGCGCAAAAGCTGGGAAGGGGTCGGCGGTGCGGTCCTGGTGGCCTGCATCGCCGCCCTGGCCTGGAGCGTCGTGACCGGGGGGTGGATCGGATCGATCCCGCTCCCGCTCCACCACGCGCTGATCCTCGGTCTGATCCTCCCCTCCGCCGGTGTGGCGGGAGATCTCGTCGAGTCGCGCTTCAAGCGCGAAGTCAGCGCCAAGGATTCGGCCGATGCGATTTACGGCATGGGCGGGGTGCTCGATATGGTCGACAGCCTGTTGTTTGCGGCGCCCGTCTTCTACGTGTACATTCACTGGTTCCTCACCCCGTGAACAGAACTGACCTCCGGAGAACACCCTCATGTGGATGCTGACCATTCTCGCGATCCTGATCCTGTTCGGCCTCACCGTCTTCGTCCACGAACTGGGCCACTTCCTGATGGCCCGCTGGTGCGGACTGGTGGTGGAGACCTTTTCGATCGGCTTCGGCCCCGCCATCTTCAAAACGACGCGCAAGGGAATCGTCTACAAGATCGGCGCGTTCCCGTTCGGAGGATACGTGGCGCTTCCGCAGCTCGACCCCTCCGGCATGGAAAAAGTGCAGGGCGGCGAACCCGGCGAAAAAAACCTCCCCCCGGTCTCCCCCTGGAAGAAAATTCTGGTCTCCGTCTGCGGCCCGCTGGGCAATGTCGTCTTCGCGCTGCTCCTCGCCTGGGTGATCTTCTTCGGCGCCGATACGCTCGGACAGGGCGGCGAGGGCGCCGTGGTCGGCGCAGTCGAGGAAGACAGCGCCGCCTATGAAAAAGGTCTGCGCCGCGGCGACCGGATCGTCGCCGTCGACGGAACCGAAGTGGGGAGCTGGTACGACATCAGTGTGGAAGTCCTGCTCGAGGACACACGGAACGAGGCCACGTTCACGGTTGCCGGAGGAGCGCGGGAAGAGGAGGCGCTGACGCTGCCCGTGCGCGACCCCACGGGCGGCGAAGCGGTAATCCCCGGCGTACGCCAGGCGGTGCCCTGCGTGGTGGGGGCCGTCAGCCCGAACAGCCCGGCGGAGGCGGCGGGACTGCAGCGGGGCGATGTCATCCGACGCTTCGCCGGCGAAAAAGTGGTCGACTGGATCCAGTTCACGGAGAGGGTCAGGCAACACGCGGATGAGGAGGTTCCCGTCACGCTGGAGCGTGACGGAGATACGGTGACCACGGCTGTGAAACCTGCTTACGACCCGGAACTGGAACGCGCCGTGGTCGGGATCAAGCTGGGCGGCTCTGCTGTGCCGTGGATGCGTCACCGACGTCCGGGGGCGCAGCTCCGCTACGACGCCACGGCGATCTTCCGGGTGCTCAAAGCCCTGGTCACACCCTCGGAATCGAAACAGGCGGCGAAAAGCCTCGGTGGCCCCGTCATGATCTTCGCCATGATCTTCACCTCTCTGAAAACGGGACTGCTGAACACGCTGGGCCTGATCCGCTTTCTCAATATCAACCTGGCGGTCCTCAACCTGCTTCCATTGCCGGTGCTCGACGGGGGGCACATTATCTTTTCGCTGTGGGAAGGCCTCACCCGGCGCCCGGTTCCCGCGCGCGTGATCAACTTCCTCGTCAACCTCTTCGCCGTCCTCCTGATCGGGGCGATGATCCTGATTTCGATGCGCGATATTCAGCGGCTGATCGGCTGGGGAAAATCCTCCCCCGAAAAGGAACAGCCGCAGGTCGAAGCGCCGGCCGATCCGCCATCCGCCCCGGCGGGCGAATAGCGTCCGTTTGCGGAGTACGGCTTTTTTATAGCGGGAATGTGCTCCGCACACGGGAGACACGGGTTTGATGAGACGTTATCGCAAAACGTTCAGGCTGATCCCGTTTCTGCGCACCGCCGCGGTCGCCGCGGCCGCGGCGTTCGTCATCTTTATCGGGCTCAGGATCATGACCCCGCCGGAGAAGACCCTGGACGCCGCCGCGTCGCCGGACGGGGGACGGCGCGCCCGCCTGCGGGAGGTGTTCTACGACGCGCAGCCGGCCCTGAAGGTCGAACTCCGCGGGCGGGGTCCGTGGCGCACCGTCTACTACCTGGACACGGGAACCAATGCACTTCCACCGGAACCCGAACTGGAGTGGTCCGATGATTCGCGGCGTCTGTACCTCAGAGCGGGCGGTGCGCGGATCTGGGGGTATGACGCCGCGACCGGTGCGCGGATCCTCTCTCCTTCCCGGCCATAGCCGACGCGCCGCCTGCCGCGGACCGGGGTGCGGGTCAATAAAGAGCTGAAATGCGCGGATCGAAATCGAAGGGTTCCGGGGCCCCGATGTCCAGGTTTCCGAAATCCGGATGGGCCGGATTGATCAGGTAGTGGATAAAGCTGCGGATCAGAGGACCCGGCCCGCGCGATTCCCGGTCCACTGTCCGTCAATGAGCGTGAGGACGCCATTGACGACGACCGCGGCGGTGCCGCGGGCGAGCCGGTGCGGGCGGGCGTAGTCGGCCGGATCGTCCAGTTCCGCGGGACTGAACACGGCGATATCGGCGAAGGCCCCCTCGCGCAGCACGCCGCGGCCCCGGAGCCCGAACTGTTCCGCGGGCAGCGACGTCATCCGCCGCACCGCCTCCTCCGGCGTGAACCACGTGCCGTCGCGGGCGTTTTTCAGCACCCGGGTGAACGACCCGTAGGCGCGCGGATGCGGGTGGTCTCCGCTGAGCGGCCCGTCCGGTGCGCGGATGGAGGCGTCGCTGCCGATCATCACCCACGGCTCCCGGTAGACCCGGGTGAGATTCTCCGCAGAGAGCCCGAAAAAGAGGGCCCCGGTGCGCAGCTCCTCGCGGTCGATCAGGTGCAGCGCGGCCCCGGCCGGCGTCATGTTCAACTGCTCCGCGACCTCGGGCAGCGGCCGGCCGCGGAAGGACTCGAATTCCGGGACGACCGTACTGCCCACCGCCACGCACGCCCAGTCCTCCGGCGCACGCGATGACTCGAGTTCCTCGAGGATTCTGTTCCGGGTCGCCGCATCACGAATCCGCGCCAGCACGGCTTCACGGCCACCATAGCCGGCCCAGGCGGGCAGGACGACATCGAGGTCGGTCTGTCCCGCGAGGTAGGGGTAGCGGTCGGCGCAGACCACCAGTCCTTCTTCGCGGGCGGCGCGCACCGCTTCAATCACGGGTTCAAGCCGGTCCCAGTTTGCGCGACCGGAGGCTTTCAGGTGCGAGATCTGGATGCGGGCGCCGCTTTCGCGCCCCACCGCAATCGTCTCGGCCACTGATTCCGCCACCCCGGCGCCCTCGTTGCGCATGTGCGAGGCATACACGCCGCCGTGCTTTCCCGCCTCGCGGGCCAGTTCGACGATTTCCTCCGCCGGGACGCCTGATCCGGGCGGGTAGATCAGCCCGGTGCTCATCCCGTGTGCACCCTCGTCCATAGCCTGAACCAGCGCGTCGCGCAGCGCGGCGAGCTGTTCCGGTGACGCCTCCGCAGGCTCGGGGCCGCAGATGCCCTTGCGCAGCGTATTGTGGCCGACCAGGAGCACCGCGTTGACGGCCGGTCGGACCGACTCCAGCAGCGTGCGGTACTCCGCGACGGTCGACCAGCGGCCGGGGTACTCGTGCGAAGCCCAGTCGGAGGGGAGTTCCGCGCGCGGACCGAGCGGGGCGGCGGAGGCGCCGCAGTTGCCGGTGACCTCTGTGGTGACGCCCTGGAACACCTTGCTGGCCGCACGCGGATCCAGAAGCAGGTAGGTGTCGGAGTGGGAATGGGCGTCGATCAGTCCGGGGCAGATCTGCCGTCCGGAGGCATCGATTTTCTGCGCGGCGTTCGCCGCGGACAGGTCGGGAGCGATGGACGTGATGCGGTCGCCGCGAATCCCGACATCCCCTCTGAAAGACGCGCCGCCGGTACCGTCGATCACGCGTCCTCCCGCGATCAGCAGGTCGAAGTCCATCTCACTTCCCTGCCCGGCGTACCAGGCCCGCATACCGGAGAATGCCGTCCGCGATGCCGCGCGCCATGGCTTCGCGGAACGAGGCGTCGATCATCAGGTCTTCCTCCGTGGCGTTGCTGACGAAGGCGCCTTCGACCAGGGCGGCGGGACAGGGGGCATCCCGCAGGATGGCGAAGCGCGCCCGTTTCAGGCCGCGATCGGGCCGCCGGATGCGTTCGACCAAGCTGCGGTGGAGCTGGAATCCGAGAATCGCGCTGGGGGCATCGTAGCGATTGCCGCCGTGGGTGCCCCCGAAATGGCCGTAGCTTCCCGTGGAGCTTTCGCCGCCCGCGGTGAGCACATAGGTCTCGGTGCCGGTCACGCTTTTATCGTGGGCCGCGTTCATGTGAATACTCACGAAGAGGTCGGCGTCGCACTGCCTTGCCGTTTCCACGCGGTCGGAGAGCGAGACGTAGGTATCGTCGTTCCGGGTTTTCACTACCCGGAGCCCCTCGCGCCGGAGGTGGCGCTCCGCACGCCTGGCTACGTCCATAACCACCAGTTTTTCCCATACGTTGCGGCGGCCTACGGCGCCCTTGTCCTTCCCGCCGTGTCCCGGGTCGAGGACCACGGTGCGGCACCGGCGGCCCTGCAGGTGACGGTCCGGGCGCATGACGGGATCGATGATCGTCTGAAAGTCTTCACGGCTCACCGCCCAGGATCCCCGAACCGAACG
It contains:
- a CDS encoding DUF4139 domain-containing protein, whose amino-acid sequence is MNRWIMTRGWMFAAAGVTAAAAAPETAITVYSDDYAAVREVRSLHLDRGLNEDVLTGDLPRGVETGSVLLSPLEPERFEVHGMVFRPAARNGNDLLPHFVGEQLEFEQRFSEGVRTVKGRLVRAGAEGEPVVETDNRYRFGLPGTPLFPPAPSDGLLRPAMRWTLHAAKSGAAEAELAYLTRGMSWSALYRFESAEDSERGDFSGWVLVRNQTGSRFEDAQVRLLAGEVHRSADRETRGRRTERVGFSLARAAAAAPKVEERSVDEYHLYRIDTPLTLEEDTERRVPWIRAASVGAKRRYVYEGPGAGHRYYVHNNESFGTEAPEQVGVVREILNEESNGLGIPLPTGRVQFYRRDAGDAAPVLVGENTIPHIPQGETMRLYTGRAFDLVGERKRTGFDLDSRARRLDETYVITLRNRKETPVTIRIREHLVRWPDAEILSASHEHRRPEDRLLLFDVSVKPDEEKTVTYTVRYTW
- a CDS encoding adenylosuccinate synthase — translated: MAVTVLIGAQWGDEGKGKVIDVLTERVDWVVRYQGGNNAGHTVEIGDEKYVLHLIPSGILRPGTRCVIGNGLVVDPAGLRQELEDLHARGHETRGRLFVSDRAHVVLDYHKALDGALEAEKTGRTIGTTRRGIGPAYAEKSSRTGLRMVDLLSPELPDRVADAVRRANTRLAALGAETLRVNETVGRAVEAAQYLRPYICDTIPLLNGARSKGDSILCEGAQGIMLDIDFGTYPYVTSSNTGASGVASGTGLPPQSIQRVVGVIKAYTTRVGEGPFPTELSDATGERLRERGGEYGATTGRPRRCGWFDGVIARYAATVCGVSDWAITKMDVLDDVETIRVCTAYECDGKRLETVPADLETFSRCRPVYEDLEGWQCSTAGCRSVEELPEKARAFVHYLEDFTGVKAGLLSLGPRRDQTLSVEDGDFD
- the uppS gene encoding polyprenyl diphosphate synthase, with product MNTEQKTPRHVAIIMDGNGRWAAERNLSRLKGHEEGAQSIPAVLRVCEQRGVDYLTLFAFSTENWNRPRDEVEGLMQLLARFLRERKEELHKQEIRLRAMGDTGGLLEPARSELERVMEATSGYGRGHLILALNYGGRAEIARASLRIAEEVAAAKLNTSQIDETEFARHLDLPDVPDPDLLIRTSGELRLSNFMLWQLSYAEIYVTDTLWPDFREKEFSDALEAYGRRERRYGRREKTA
- a CDS encoding phosphatidate cytidylyltransferase, giving the protein MDHKRIMIGIGIAALLVLACSLVPAGHPLVAVVLIPVGARALFEFNALLAPRSERGSDRWDLGRGMVFLLAAWGVERYGWTEATTWGALFFVCATVLIEALLRTDRASWSRTIGHRLTGQIYVIVLWSFVLRVFVSGDPGQALWPGLFLLMMVKGADAGAYLVGSRIGRHKLFPLVSPRKSWEGVGGAVLVACIAALAWSVVTGGWIGSIPLPLHHALILGLILPSAGVAGDLVESRFKREVSAKDSADAIYGMGGVLDMVDSLLFAAPVFYVYIHWFLTP
- the rseP gene encoding RIP metalloprotease RseP; translation: MWMLTILAILILFGLTVFVHELGHFLMARWCGLVVETFSIGFGPAIFKTTRKGIVYKIGAFPFGGYVALPQLDPSGMEKVQGGEPGEKNLPPVSPWKKILVSVCGPLGNVVFALLLAWVIFFGADTLGQGGEGAVVGAVEEDSAAYEKGLRRGDRIVAVDGTEVGSWYDISVEVLLEDTRNEATFTVAGGAREEEALTLPVRDPTGGEAVIPGVRQAVPCVVGAVSPNSPAEAAGLQRGDVIRRFAGEKVVDWIQFTERVRQHADEEVPVTLERDGDTVTTAVKPAYDPELERAVVGIKLGGSAVPWMRHRRPGAQLRYDATAIFRVLKALVTPSESKQAAKSLGGPVMIFAMIFTSLKTGLLNTLGLIRFLNINLAVLNLLPLPVLDGGHIIFSLWEGLTRRPVPARVINFLVNLFAVLLIGAMILISMRDIQRLIGWGKSSPEKEQPQVEAPADPPSAPAGE
- a CDS encoding N-acyl-D-amino-acid deacylase family protein, with amino-acid sequence MDFDLLIAGGRVIDGTGGASFRGDVGIRGDRITSIAPDLSAANAAQKIDASGRQICPGLIDAHSHSDTYLLLDPRAASKVFQGVTTEVTGNCGASAAPLGPRAELPSDWASHEYPGRWSTVAEYRTLLESVRPAVNAVLLVGHNTLRKGICGPEPAEASPEQLAALRDALVQAMDEGAHGMSTGLIYPPGSGVPAEEIVELAREAGKHGGVYASHMRNEGAGVAESVAETIAVGRESGARIQISHLKASGRANWDRLEPVIEAVRAAREEGLVVCADRYPYLAGQTDLDVVLPAWAGYGGREAVLARIRDAATRNRILEELESSRAPEDWACVAVGSTVVPEFESFRGRPLPEVAEQLNMTPAGAALHLIDREELRTGALFFGLSAENLTRVYREPWVMIGSDASIRAPDGPLSGDHPHPRAYGSFTRVLKNARDGTWFTPEEAVRRMTSLPAEQFGLRGRGVLREGAFADIAVFSPAELDDPADYARPHRLARGTAAVVVNGVLTLIDGQWTGNRAGRVL
- a CDS encoding N-acetylmuramoyl-L-alanine amidase family protein; the protein is MRSYALNIAFGLLAMLAGGADASAGSSLHTVNRGGVDYVPLPGIGSLYTMQQGARGEEIILRNQWRRIAVETDSRRARLDGLSVWLHRPVRSVRGSWAVSREDFQTIIDPVMRPDRHLQGRRCRTVVLDPGHGGKDKGAVGRRNVWEKLVVMDVARRAERHLRREGLRVVKTRNDDTYVSLSDRVETARQCDADLFVSIHMNAAHDKSVTGTETYVLTAGGESSTGSYGHFGGTHGGNRYDAPSAILGFQLHRSLVERIRRPDRGLKRARFAILRDAPCPAALVEGAFVSNATEEDLMIDASFREAMARGIADGILRYAGLVRRAGK